A single genomic interval of Arthrobacter globiformis harbors:
- a CDS encoding MarR family winged helix-turn-helix transcriptional regulator, with product MTPRAVSGTSAVRLASETWESLFRAQVAVMRRLQSGPAFRDLAVNEYDVLFTLSRCPSGWLRLNELNDNVLLSQSSLSRLVDRLEKRGLVERQPAPNDGRGVLLKLTEEGAALQKEIGREHVRDIAELVAPALTAAEQRELLRLTEKLRASLPSR from the coding sequence ATGACACCCCGGGCAGTTTCGGGGACGTCCGCCGTCCGGCTGGCCTCAGAAACCTGGGAGTCGCTGTTCCGCGCGCAGGTGGCCGTGATGCGCCGGCTGCAGTCGGGCCCCGCTTTCCGGGACCTGGCGGTGAACGAGTACGACGTGCTGTTCACACTGTCGCGGTGCCCGTCGGGCTGGCTGCGCCTGAACGAACTTAACGACAACGTGCTCCTGAGCCAGTCCAGCCTGAGCAGGCTGGTGGACCGGCTGGAGAAACGCGGCTTGGTGGAGCGCCAGCCGGCCCCGAACGACGGCCGGGGCGTGCTGCTGAAGCTGACGGAGGAGGGCGCGGCGCTGCAGAAGGAAATTGGCCGGGAGCACGTGCGGGACATCGCCGAGCTCGTTGCCCCGGCGCTGACGGCGGCGGAGCAACGGGAGCTGCTCCGCCTCACGGAGAAGCTGCGCGCGTCACTGCCGTCCCGTTAG
- a CDS encoding fumarylacetoacetate hydrolase family protein, with protein MTPAPPRRIARVRPLAPAPSSSPSPGPSPDSDKAQLPEQFFVANDAADFAGTAGRIWTVVESPFPGSRANAGSAHRKGWEPGAEVLEDSFTFLAPSVPANVLGMAHNTGQAGRDVPAQAFHKAATSVIGPGEAIELPAGIGLVEPEAELAVVVGRTAKNLTLGNARTAVLGYTIGNDVTARKLQKSDELWLSAKSQDTFTPAGPWVVTGLDHADLPVGVVHNGTELPTASTADLGWKVDEILVYLTSFMTLHPGDLVLTGFPAASTGIQPGDTVTCRVGGIGELSNPVTAAS; from the coding sequence ATGACCCCAGCTCCCCCGCGGCGGATCGCCCGCGTCCGCCCCCTCGCCCCTGCCCCGTCGTCGTCCCCGTCCCCAGGCCCCTCCCCAGACTCGGACAAAGCACAGCTTCCCGAACAGTTCTTCGTGGCCAACGACGCCGCAGACTTCGCGGGCACTGCGGGACGGATATGGACGGTGGTGGAGTCCCCGTTCCCCGGTTCGCGCGCCAACGCCGGCAGCGCCCACCGCAAGGGGTGGGAGCCCGGGGCTGAGGTCCTCGAGGACAGCTTCACGTTCCTGGCACCGAGCGTGCCGGCCAACGTCCTCGGGATGGCCCACAACACCGGGCAGGCCGGCCGGGACGTTCCCGCACAGGCCTTCCACAAGGCAGCCACCAGCGTGATCGGCCCGGGCGAGGCGATTGAACTGCCGGCGGGAATTGGACTGGTGGAGCCGGAGGCGGAACTGGCCGTCGTCGTCGGCCGGACAGCGAAAAACCTGACCCTCGGCAACGCGCGGACGGCGGTTCTGGGCTACACCATCGGCAACGACGTCACCGCACGCAAGCTGCAAAAGTCCGATGAACTCTGGCTGAGCGCCAAAAGCCAGGACACGTTCACACCGGCAGGTCCCTGGGTCGTCACCGGGCTGGACCATGCGGACCTGCCTGTCGGCGTCGTCCACAATGGCACCGAACTGCCCACGGCAAGCACCGCCGACCTGGGCTGGAAGGTGGACGAGATCCTCGTTTACCTGACGTCCTTCATGACCCTGCACCCCGGCGACCTGGTGCTCACCGGCTTTCCGGCGGCCAGCACCGGCATCCAGCCGGGCGACACCGTGACCTGCCGGGTGGGCGGGATCGGGGAGCTCTCCAACCCCGTCACGGCCGCTAGCTGA
- a CDS encoding transglutaminase-like domain-containing protein, with protein sequence MERTVAAHLVFKTVADTKVAMALSVARNAGYTSFEENLSVTAGGEQVPLTELSDHHGGRFHYMEFADPTEVTVDYSATVGGRAEPEEAALMDLIRYVRPSRYAESDRLLPTSYAEFGGLQGEELLHAVRNWVFNELRYVSGSSRGTDGAVETLLNRRGVCRDYAHLAISLLRAKNVPARLAAVYAPGLSPMDFHAVAEAHVNGAWHVLDPTGLAPREAMLRISAGRDSSDTAFLSTVGGSLSLREIRVLATVNGELPAEDPDKLVIIS encoded by the coding sequence ATGGAACGAACTGTTGCTGCCCACCTGGTATTCAAGACCGTGGCCGACACCAAGGTGGCGATGGCCCTCTCCGTGGCGAGGAACGCCGGCTACACGTCCTTTGAGGAGAACCTCAGCGTGACGGCGGGCGGGGAACAGGTTCCGCTGACTGAGCTTTCGGACCACCATGGCGGCAGGTTCCACTACATGGAGTTCGCCGACCCCACGGAGGTCACCGTGGATTACTCGGCGACCGTCGGGGGCCGTGCCGAACCTGAGGAGGCGGCGCTGATGGATCTGATCCGCTACGTCCGGCCCAGCCGTTACGCGGAGTCCGACCGGCTGCTCCCCACGTCGTACGCGGAGTTCGGCGGACTCCAGGGCGAGGAACTCCTGCACGCCGTCCGCAACTGGGTGTTCAACGAACTGCGCTACGTCAGCGGCTCCTCCCGGGGAACCGACGGAGCTGTGGAGACCCTTCTGAACCGGCGGGGCGTCTGCCGGGACTATGCGCACCTGGCCATCTCGCTGCTGCGCGCCAAGAACGTGCCTGCCCGGTTGGCGGCCGTGTATGCGCCGGGCCTTTCCCCGATGGACTTCCATGCCGTGGCCGAGGCCCACGTCAACGGGGCCTGGCACGTGCTCGACCCCACCGGGCTCGCTCCCAGGGAGGCCATGCTGCGCATCTCCGCGGGACGCGACTCCTCGGACACGGCCTTCCTGTCCACCGTAGGCGGAAGCCTCTCCCTCCGGGAGATCCGCGTCTTGGCCACGGTGAACGGCGAGCTGCCGGCGGAGGATCCGGACAAACTCGTCATCATCAGCTGA
- the nadA gene encoding quinolinate synthase NadA produces MSSVNTAIQLITREQAELATAAGTGGTCSPALAKGPWEYDLAETLAGVPAYGPGASSADVAPASTPRQGQLPEEYKLAGEAELDARIRAAKAALGDRAVILGHFYQRDEVVQYADFVGDSFQLANAALTRPDAEAIVFCGVHFMAETADTLSMPEQAVILPNLAAGCSMADMADADSVEDCWEQLEEIFGTEPDAEGRVPVIPVTYMNSSAALKAFCGRNGGIVCTSSNAKTVLEWAFERGQRVLFFPDQHLGRNTAKALGVPLEQMPMWNPHKELGGNDEQALLASRVILWHGFCSVHKRFSVAQIEKARADFPGVNVIVHPECPMEVVDAADSAGSTDFIQKAIAAATEPTVFAIGTEINMVNRLAAQYPQHTIFCLDPVICPCSTMYRIHPGYLAWVLEELVAGRVVNRITVDDDVQQDARTALERMLAAKPQ; encoded by the coding sequence ATGAGCAGCGTCAATACTGCCATCCAGCTGATCACGCGTGAACAGGCCGAGCTGGCCACTGCAGCCGGCACCGGCGGCACCTGCAGCCCGGCGCTCGCCAAGGGCCCCTGGGAATACGACCTCGCGGAAACGCTCGCCGGCGTTCCCGCCTACGGTCCCGGCGCCTCCAGCGCGGACGTCGCTCCTGCCTCCACGCCGCGCCAGGGGCAACTTCCCGAGGAGTACAAGCTTGCAGGCGAAGCTGAACTCGACGCCCGGATCCGTGCTGCCAAGGCGGCACTGGGTGACCGCGCCGTCATCCTGGGCCACTTCTACCAGCGCGACGAGGTTGTCCAGTACGCCGACTTTGTTGGCGATTCATTCCAGCTGGCCAACGCCGCGCTGACCCGGCCCGACGCCGAAGCGATCGTGTTCTGTGGCGTCCACTTCATGGCCGAAACCGCGGACACCCTCTCCATGCCGGAGCAGGCTGTCATCCTGCCCAACCTCGCTGCCGGATGCTCGATGGCGGACATGGCCGACGCCGATTCCGTGGAGGACTGCTGGGAGCAGCTTGAGGAGATTTTCGGCACTGAGCCCGACGCCGAAGGCCGCGTTCCGGTCATCCCGGTCACCTACATGAATTCCTCCGCGGCGTTGAAAGCGTTCTGCGGCCGGAACGGCGGCATCGTCTGCACGTCCTCCAACGCCAAGACGGTCCTTGAATGGGCCTTCGAGCGCGGCCAGCGCGTCCTCTTCTTCCCGGACCAGCACCTCGGCCGGAACACGGCCAAGGCGCTGGGTGTCCCGCTCGAGCAGATGCCCATGTGGAACCCGCACAAGGAACTTGGCGGCAACGACGAACAGGCCCTGCTGGCCTCCCGCGTGATCCTCTGGCACGGATTCTGCTCGGTCCACAAGCGCTTCAGCGTGGCCCAGATCGAGAAGGCACGCGCAGACTTCCCGGGCGTCAACGTCATTGTGCACCCCGAGTGCCCCATGGAAGTGGTGGACGCAGCCGACTCCGCCGGGTCGACGGATTTCATCCAGAAAGCCATCGCGGCCGCCACCGAGCCCACCGTCTTCGCGATCGGCACCGAAATCAACATGGTGAACCGGCTGGCGGCCCAGTACCCGCAGCACACCATCTTCTGCCTGGACCCGGTCATCTGCCCCTGCAGCACCATGTACCGGATCCACCCCGGCTACCTGGCCTGGGTGCTCGAAGAACTCGTCGCCGGCCGGGTGGTAAACCGCATCACCGTGGACGACGACGTGCAGCAGGACGCCAGGACAGCACTCGAGCGCATGCTCGCCGCCAAGCCCCAATAG
- a CDS encoding cysteine desulfurase family protein gives MIFLDAAATTPVRREVLEAMWPYLTGEFGNPSSHHSLGDSAARALADARKTVAAVLGCRPGEITFTSGGTEADNLAVKGIALARQAADPVLNRVVISAVEHPAVEESAWYLERFHGFTVDVVPVDRNGTVTPEALAAVLRDETALVSIMYANNEVGTVQPVAKLADLARGRGIPFHTDAVQAAGWLPLDARALGVDALSISGHKLGAPKGNGVLFVRGRTRIEPLVHGGGQERGRRSGTENVAGAVALATALTLAHADQPALAARVSGLRDHFIAAVLGSVPGALLTGHPSERLPSVASFCFPGTSGESVLLELERQGVVCSSGSACAAGSDAPSPVLVALGIEAEVAQTAVRFSCDSSVAAADLEAAAAAVTAAVGSVRNLGGVSVS, from the coding sequence ATGATCTTCCTGGACGCAGCAGCCACAACACCCGTCCGCCGGGAGGTGCTGGAGGCCATGTGGCCCTACCTGACCGGCGAATTCGGCAACCCGTCAAGCCACCACTCGCTCGGTGACTCCGCCGCGCGGGCGCTCGCGGACGCCCGCAAGACCGTGGCCGCGGTGCTGGGCTGCAGGCCCGGGGAGATCACCTTCACCTCGGGCGGCACGGAGGCGGACAACCTCGCGGTCAAGGGGATTGCCCTGGCGCGGCAGGCCGCGGACCCGGTGCTGAACCGGGTGGTGATCAGCGCCGTCGAGCATCCTGCCGTGGAGGAGTCCGCATGGTACCTGGAACGCTTCCACGGCTTCACCGTGGACGTCGTGCCTGTCGACCGGAACGGAACCGTGACCCCGGAGGCACTCGCCGCGGTGCTGCGGGATGAAACCGCGCTGGTCAGCATCATGTACGCCAACAACGAGGTGGGGACCGTCCAGCCGGTCGCTAAGTTGGCGGACCTGGCGCGGGGGCGAGGAATCCCCTTCCACACCGACGCCGTGCAGGCCGCCGGCTGGCTGCCGCTGGATGCGAGGGCGCTCGGCGTGGACGCCCTGAGCATCTCCGGGCACAAGCTCGGGGCGCCCAAGGGCAACGGGGTCCTGTTCGTTCGGGGCCGGACCCGGATCGAGCCCCTGGTGCATGGCGGCGGGCAGGAACGCGGCCGGCGCTCCGGCACCGAAAATGTTGCGGGCGCCGTGGCCTTGGCCACCGCCCTCACCCTGGCGCACGCCGACCAGCCCGCGCTCGCGGCCCGCGTCTCGGGCCTGCGTGATCATTTTATCGCCGCCGTGTTGGGCAGTGTTCCCGGTGCGCTGCTGACCGGCCATCCGTCCGAACGGCTGCCCTCCGTGGCGTCGTTCTGCTTCCCGGGCACCAGCGGCGAGTCCGTGCTCCTGGAACTCGAGCGCCAGGGCGTGGTCTGCTCCAGCGGCTCGGCGTGCGCGGCCGGATCGGACGCGCCGTCACCGGTGCTGGTGGCACTCGGTATCGAAGCGGAGGTGGCGCAGACCGCCGTGAGGTTCAGCTGTGATTCGTCGGTGGCCGCCGCCGACCTGGAGGCAGCAGCGGCGGCGGTGACAGCCGCCGTCGGAAGCGTCCGGAACCTGGGCGGCGTATCGGTCAGCTAG
- a CDS encoding DUF1684 domain-containing protein, which yields MDEHDLDEAEQTLANMSDLDIADWRLRTFALYDTVRKIAADSPEEAHAYWRQERDRMFGTHAASALTAEAKASFYGLRTADYDPIYRFYVPLTKEGAGREMTVETGTDGLVRFVRLGTFDLPEMGQLAVWKLMGYGGGIFVPFRDATAGKPGGSYGAGRYLLDTIKGAFHGVRGSGSDAQYVLDFNFAYNPSCAYNEAWACPLAGPANRLAVEIPVGELY from the coding sequence ATGGACGAACACGACCTGGACGAAGCAGAGCAGACCCTGGCGAACATGTCCGACCTCGACATTGCCGACTGGCGGCTGCGGACCTTCGCCCTCTACGACACCGTGCGCAAGATCGCGGCGGACAGCCCCGAGGAAGCCCACGCCTACTGGCGCCAGGAGCGCGACCGCATGTTCGGCACTCATGCTGCCTCGGCCCTGACGGCCGAGGCCAAGGCGTCCTTCTACGGGCTCAGGACCGCCGACTACGACCCCATCTACCGTTTCTACGTGCCCCTGACCAAGGAGGGCGCCGGGCGGGAAATGACCGTCGAAACAGGGACGGACGGGCTGGTCAGGTTTGTCCGGCTGGGAACGTTCGACCTTCCGGAGATGGGACAGTTGGCCGTGTGGAAGCTGATGGGCTACGGCGGCGGGATCTTCGTTCCGTTCCGCGACGCCACCGCCGGAAAGCCCGGCGGAAGCTACGGTGCCGGCCGCTACCTCCTGGACACCATCAAGGGCGCGTTCCATGGCGTCCGCGGCTCCGGATCCGACGCCCAGTACGTGCTGGACTTCAACTTCGCCTACAACCCCTCGTGCGCCTACAACGAGGCCTGGGCCTGCCCGCTCGCCGGCCCCGCCAACCGGCTGGCCGTGGAGATCCCCGTTGGCGAGCTGTACTGA
- a CDS encoding amino acid permease — MTMKSTAERPAVQLRHSMKPRQLTMMGLGSAIGAGLFLGSGAGVQAAGPAVLVSYLVAGTLIILVMWALGEMAAANPNSGAFSVYAERAMGRTAGATVGWLWWLQLVVVIAAEALGAAGLLFSVWPVVPVWALSLVFMVLFTGINLAGVKNFGEFEFWFAILKVTAIVLFLAIGAALLLGLLPDAASPGVANITGDFAPSGLAGIATALFVVIFAFGGTEIVSVAAAETENPEHSVTKAIRTVVWRILVFYIGSVFVIAAVLPATSEALSSPFAGVLDAARIPGAATAITLVAVVALLSALNANLYGASRMVFSLAERGEAPGFLSRLSGAGVPMVAVGVSVAFGFIATVLELLFPERILPALFQLVGSTCLVVWGSALVSQLILRRRADRDGTPLPLRMKGFPGLTVFGLVLLGLVFAVGFSAESSRIQLISTLLLIAGIAAACWAGARFAAARRARARSHR; from the coding sequence ATGACGATGAAGTCCACGGCAGAGCGACCCGCAGTACAGCTCCGCCACAGCATGAAACCCCGCCAACTCACCATGATGGGTCTGGGCAGCGCCATAGGCGCCGGGCTCTTCCTGGGTTCCGGCGCCGGTGTCCAGGCGGCCGGCCCGGCAGTTTTGGTTTCCTACCTTGTGGCCGGCACGCTCATCATCCTGGTCATGTGGGCGCTGGGCGAAATGGCGGCAGCCAACCCCAACAGCGGCGCCTTCTCCGTTTACGCCGAACGCGCCATGGGCAGGACCGCCGGGGCAACCGTGGGCTGGCTCTGGTGGCTGCAGTTGGTGGTGGTCATTGCCGCCGAGGCGCTCGGCGCCGCGGGGCTGCTGTTTTCGGTCTGGCCGGTGGTTCCGGTGTGGGCGCTCTCCCTGGTGTTCATGGTGCTGTTCACCGGCATCAACCTCGCCGGCGTGAAGAACTTCGGTGAGTTCGAGTTCTGGTTTGCCATCCTCAAGGTGACCGCCATAGTCCTGTTCCTCGCCATTGGCGCCGCACTGCTCCTGGGGCTCCTGCCGGACGCGGCATCCCCCGGCGTGGCCAACATCACCGGAGACTTCGCGCCCTCGGGCCTTGCCGGCATTGCCACCGCACTGTTTGTGGTGATCTTCGCGTTCGGCGGCACGGAAATCGTCAGCGTCGCAGCGGCTGAGACCGAAAACCCCGAGCACAGCGTCACCAAGGCCATCCGGACGGTCGTGTGGCGGATCCTCGTCTTCTACATCGGCTCCGTCTTCGTAATCGCAGCCGTCCTTCCCGCCACCTCGGAGGCCCTGTCCTCGCCCTTCGCGGGCGTCCTGGATGCCGCCCGCATCCCGGGTGCCGCCACCGCCATCACCCTGGTGGCCGTCGTCGCCCTGCTGTCCGCCCTGAACGCCAACCTGTACGGCGCCTCGCGCATGGTGTTCTCGCTGGCAGAGCGCGGCGAGGCTCCCGGCTTCCTGTCCCGGCTCAGCGGCGCGGGCGTGCCGATGGTCGCCGTCGGAGTCTCCGTCGCATTCGGCTTCATCGCCACTGTCCTGGAACTGCTGTTCCCCGAGCGCATCCTGCCGGCCCTGTTCCAACTGGTCGGGTCCACTTGCCTCGTGGTCTGGGGTTCGGCACTGGTCTCTCAGCTCATCCTGCGCCGGCGCGCAGACCGCGACGGCACTCCCCTGCCGCTGCGGATGAAGGGTTTCCCCGGGCTCACAGTGTTCGGCCTGGTTCTGCTGGGGCTGGTGTTTGCTGTGGGCTTCAGCGCCGAGAGCAGCCGCATCCAGCTGATCAGCACGCTGCTGCTGATTGCCGGCATTGCCGCCGCCTGCTGGGCAGGCGCGCGGTTCGCGGCAGCCCGGCGCGCCCGCGCCCGGTCACACAGGTAG
- a CDS encoding NUDIX hydrolase, which produces MYTTSANVAERQSAPPSLAISTVIFALRPSESSGRPTLWLPLVRRIREPFKGLWALPGGPLTHAESLQDAASRNLRETTGLAPSYLEQLYAFGGMHRSPTQRVVSIVYWALVQPTEAALADESENVRWFRADKLGSLAFDHNGIVDYALWRLRNKLAYGSIAYHFLGEYFTLAQVREVYEAVLDTQLDPANFRRQIKSTPEIEETGEYLQGGKHRPPRLYRFTGRPGLDPDNRSTP; this is translated from the coding sequence GTGTACACCACCTCAGCCAACGTGGCCGAGCGGCAGTCCGCGCCGCCGTCGCTCGCCATTTCCACGGTGATTTTCGCGCTCCGCCCCAGCGAGTCCTCTGGCCGGCCCACGCTCTGGCTGCCGTTGGTCCGCCGGATCCGGGAGCCGTTCAAGGGGCTCTGGGCCCTGCCCGGCGGTCCGCTGACCCACGCTGAATCCCTGCAGGACGCTGCCTCGCGGAACCTGAGGGAAACAACAGGGCTGGCACCCAGCTACCTTGAGCAGCTCTACGCCTTCGGCGGCATGCACCGCTCGCCCACGCAGCGCGTGGTGTCCATCGTCTACTGGGCGCTGGTCCAGCCCACCGAAGCTGCCCTCGCGGACGAATCCGAGAACGTCCGGTGGTTCCGCGCCGACAAGCTCGGCAGCCTGGCCTTCGACCACAACGGGATTGTGGACTACGCCCTCTGGCGCCTGCGGAACAAGCTGGCCTACGGCTCCATCGCCTACCACTTCCTGGGGGAATACTTCACCCTCGCCCAGGTCCGCGAGGTCTACGAAGCCGTTTTGGACACGCAGCTGGACCCCGCCAACTTCCGCCGGCAGATAAAGTCGACGCCGGAAATCGAAGAAACCGGTGAATACCTCCAGGGCGGCAAGCACCGCCCGCCGCGTCTTTACCGATTTACAGGCCGCCCCGGCCTCGACCCAGATAACAGGAGCACCCCATGA
- the nadB gene encoding L-aspartate oxidase, translating into MTSENGTAGHRRLAVVGSGIAGLYAALLAAESGADVVLLTKGALADSNTYFAQGGISAVLDEPSPGDTVAAHIADTLKAGAGHCNPAAVRVLCTEARRDIAGLGRFGVRFDLDDGGDPALGLEAAHSAPRILHAGGDATGAGIANALICAVLAGQATGRIRLLGHASVTALLQQGRPVTGVEFLQDGRPGSIQTDAVLLATGGAGQLFEKTTNPSVATADGLALAWRAGAAVADLEFFQFHPSCLVRPDGGAKPDDGQDPLLISEAVRGEGAILVDAQGRRFLRGYHPDAELAPRDVVSRSIALHLAALGDPNGHVYLDARVIEDARGAGFLAKRFPTITRRTREAGIDWTRELVPVAPAAHYWMGGVSTDLHGRTTVPGLFAAGEVACTGVQGANRLASNSLLEGLVFGRRAVEAFLGDFSSGTSQDSTTPLGASTNGTPPRASSAASGLPFTHASGAPSADASVALSRDLGTDAQTAVPYPEEILAAVPELRARELDRLPRTEPSDEARAEPREFSRGALRRLMTANAGVLRSGGLLREAGAALAEWAAVVRPEAVPQSADPRTHEDANLLLAAQLLVHAAEERRASLGAHYRDDGPPEPVISLNDQAHDLDEEFRMSPKASLVHD; encoded by the coding sequence ATGACCAGCGAAAACGGAACTGCCGGACACCGGCGGCTCGCCGTCGTAGGCAGCGGCATCGCCGGCCTCTACGCCGCGCTGCTCGCGGCGGAATCAGGCGCCGACGTGGTGCTGCTGACCAAGGGCGCGCTCGCGGACAGCAACACGTACTTCGCCCAGGGCGGCATTTCCGCCGTCCTGGACGAGCCGTCGCCCGGAGACACCGTGGCCGCCCACATCGCCGACACCCTGAAGGCCGGCGCCGGGCACTGCAACCCGGCGGCTGTCCGGGTGCTCTGCACCGAGGCGCGGCGGGACATCGCCGGGCTCGGCCGTTTTGGCGTCCGTTTTGACCTTGACGACGGCGGCGACCCCGCCTTGGGTCTCGAAGCCGCCCACTCCGCGCCGCGGATCCTGCACGCCGGCGGCGACGCCACCGGCGCTGGCATCGCCAACGCCCTGATCTGCGCGGTGCTGGCCGGGCAGGCCACGGGCAGGATCCGGCTGCTGGGCCATGCCAGTGTCACTGCACTCCTCCAGCAGGGCCGGCCGGTCACGGGCGTTGAGTTCCTGCAGGACGGCCGGCCAGGAAGCATCCAGACCGACGCTGTGCTGCTGGCCACCGGCGGGGCAGGGCAGCTGTTCGAAAAGACCACCAACCCTTCCGTTGCCACCGCGGACGGCCTGGCCCTCGCCTGGCGAGCCGGTGCTGCCGTCGCGGACCTGGAGTTCTTCCAGTTCCACCCCAGCTGCCTGGTCAGGCCGGACGGGGGAGCGAAGCCCGACGACGGCCAGGACCCGCTGCTGATCTCCGAGGCTGTCCGCGGCGAGGGTGCCATCCTCGTTGACGCCCAGGGCCGCCGCTTCCTGCGCGGCTACCACCCCGACGCCGAACTCGCCCCGCGCGACGTCGTCTCCCGCAGCATTGCCCTGCACCTGGCCGCGCTCGGCGACCCCAACGGCCACGTCTATCTCGACGCCCGGGTCATCGAGGACGCCAGGGGCGCGGGGTTCCTGGCGAAACGCTTCCCAACCATCACGCGGCGTACCCGCGAAGCCGGCATTGACTGGACCCGGGAACTCGTCCCCGTCGCGCCAGCCGCGCACTACTGGATGGGCGGCGTCTCCACAGACCTGCACGGCCGCACCACCGTCCCCGGACTCTTCGCGGCCGGTGAAGTCGCCTGCACCGGAGTCCAGGGCGCCAACCGGCTTGCAAGCAATTCCCTCCTCGAAGGCTTGGTTTTCGGGCGGCGGGCTGTCGAAGCGTTCCTTGGCGATTTCTCGTCTGGGACGTCGCAAGACAGCACTACTCCGCTGGGGGCGTCGACTAACGGCACCCCTCCGCGTGCTAGCTCGGCCGCTAGCGGCCTCCCTTTTACGCACGCTTCCGGGGCACCGTCAGCCGACGCTTCCGTGGCCCTCTCTCGCGACTTGGGGACGGATGCCCAAACCGCTGTGCCTTACCCCGAGGAGATATTGGCCGCTGTTCCTGAACTCCGGGCACGCGAGCTCGACCGGCTGCCCCGAACCGAACCTTCCGATGAGGCCCGCGCCGAACCCCGGGAGTTTTCTCGGGGGGCTTTGCGGCGGCTGATGACTGCTAATGCCGGGGTGTTGCGCAGTGGGGGGCTGCTGCGGGAGGCGGGGGCTGCGCTGGCCGAGTGGGCCGCCGTCGTCCGTCCTGAAGCCGTGCCGCAGTCGGCGGACCCGCGGACCCATGAGGACGCCAACCTGCTCCTCGCCGCGCAGCTGCTGGTCCACGCGGCGGAAGAGCGGCGGGCGTCGCTCGGCGCGCACTACCGCGACGACGGCCCGCCGGAGCCGGTCATCAGCCTGAACGACCAGGCGCACGACCTAGACGAAGAATTCAGAATGAGCCCGAAAGCGAGCCTTGTCCATGACTAG
- the nadC gene encoding carboxylating nicotinate-nucleotide diphosphorylase produces the protein MTSLTLPAAPVREILERAFAEDAPSGDITSQLLIPAEASATAVLNARVPGVFSGGSVFRDAMLMVDPDTQVELLVADGEAFAAGTKLARVTGRARSVLLAERVGLNLAQRMSAIATKTAEFVALAAGTRARITDTRKTTPGLRVLERYAVRCGGGANHRYSLSDAVLAKDNHLAVMTGGDPARLTALLADAKAQLGHTTHFEVEVDSADQIEPVLAAGVDTIMLDNFSLEELRAGVRQIAGRAVVEASGNVNLRTVADIAAAGVDVISVGALTHSVTALDLGLDVELTVE, from the coding sequence ATGACTAGCCTGACCCTCCCCGCAGCACCCGTCCGTGAGATCCTGGAGCGGGCCTTCGCGGAGGATGCGCCCAGCGGCGACATCACCTCGCAGCTGCTGATCCCGGCCGAGGCCAGCGCCACCGCGGTGCTCAACGCCCGCGTCCCGGGCGTCTTCAGCGGCGGCAGCGTGTTCCGCGACGCCATGCTGATGGTCGATCCAGACACGCAGGTGGAGCTGCTCGTGGCCGACGGCGAGGCCTTCGCCGCCGGAACAAAGCTCGCACGGGTCACCGGCCGGGCGCGCAGCGTGCTGCTAGCCGAGCGGGTCGGCCTGAACCTGGCACAGCGGATGAGCGCCATCGCCACCAAGACCGCCGAATTCGTGGCACTGGCCGCCGGCACCAGGGCCCGCATCACCGACACCCGCAAGACCACGCCCGGCCTGCGGGTCCTGGAACGGTACGCCGTCCGCTGCGGCGGTGGCGCCAACCACCGCTACAGTCTTTCCGACGCCGTGCTGGCCAAGGACAACCACCTAGCCGTCATGACCGGGGGAGACCCGGCGCGGCTGACCGCCCTCCTCGCCGACGCCAAAGCCCAGCTGGGCCATACGACGCATTTCGAGGTGGAGGTGGACAGCGCCGACCAGATCGAACCCGTCCTGGCCGCGGGGGTGGACACCATCATGCTGGACAACTTCAGCCTTGAGGAACTCCGTGCCGGTGTCCGCCAGATCGCCGGGCGGGCCGTGGTGGAGGCCAGCGGCAACGTCAACCTCCGCACCGTGGCGGACATCGCCGCCGCCGGAGTGGACGTCATCTCCGTCGGCGCCCTGACGCACAGCGTCACGGCACTGGACCTCGGCCTGGACGTCGAACTGACAGTGGAATGA